A window of Fluoribacter dumoffii NY 23 contains these coding sequences:
- a CDS encoding NAD-dependent malic enzyme, which translates to MRNQKCSASNSITMRIRIKNAPGTFGKLAAAIEKEGGQIGAIDTVRVEADAQIRDITIYTYGPKHAELIVDVLRMISNLEVIHVSDRTFLAHLGGKIEIKGRIPLKTRDDLSIAYTPGVARICTSIYKKPEDVFNLTIKKNSVAVVSDGSAVLGLGDIGPYAAIPVMEGKALLFKEFANVDAFPICLNTQNVDEIVTTVKHIAPVFGGINLEDISAPRCFEVEERLKKELDIPVFHDDQHGTAVVLAAATINSLKLVKKKIEEIKVVVVGIGAAGTACTKMLLNLGVKNIIGCDCEGVLYAGKPGLNPAHQWYAEHTNPNMEKGTVHDVIRGADLFVGVSKPGVINAQDIKKMNQDAIVFAMANPTPEIMPEEAKKHAAIVATGRSDYPNQINNVLCFPGIFRGALDCMATEINEEMKLAAAYAIANTIEDQYLSCTYIVPSVFDTSVVKRVAQAVKEAAIKTGVARKIKT; encoded by the coding sequence ATGAGAAATCAAAAATGTTCTGCCTCCAATAGCATTACCATGCGTATTCGTATTAAAAATGCTCCCGGTACTTTTGGAAAATTAGCAGCTGCAATCGAAAAAGAGGGGGGACAAATCGGGGCAATAGATACCGTTCGCGTGGAGGCAGATGCCCAAATACGCGATATTACCATCTACACCTATGGCCCAAAACACGCAGAATTAATCGTTGATGTTTTGCGGATGATCTCCAATTTGGAAGTAATCCATGTTTCTGATCGCACCTTTCTAGCCCATCTTGGGGGAAAAATTGAAATTAAAGGCCGGATCCCATTAAAAACCCGTGATGATCTGTCCATTGCCTATACGCCTGGTGTTGCCCGAATTTGTACCTCAATATATAAAAAACCTGAAGATGTTTTTAATTTAACCATTAAAAAAAACTCGGTTGCTGTGGTCTCTGACGGCTCAGCAGTTTTAGGGCTCGGAGATATAGGGCCTTATGCTGCCATACCTGTTATGGAAGGCAAGGCTCTGCTATTTAAGGAATTTGCCAATGTCGATGCATTCCCTATTTGTTTAAATACTCAAAACGTAGATGAAATTGTTACCACAGTGAAGCATATCGCACCTGTATTTGGAGGAATTAACCTGGAAGATATTTCTGCCCCCCGTTGTTTTGAAGTGGAAGAGCGCCTTAAAAAAGAACTGGATATCCCCGTTTTTCACGATGATCAACATGGCACAGCGGTAGTACTTGCAGCCGCAACAATTAACTCCCTGAAACTGGTTAAGAAAAAAATTGAAGAAATTAAAGTGGTAGTGGTAGGGATCGGCGCCGCCGGGACTGCATGCACTAAAATGCTATTGAACCTTGGTGTAAAAAATATTATCGGCTGTGATTGTGAGGGAGTGCTTTATGCGGGAAAACCCGGGTTAAATCCAGCCCATCAATGGTATGCGGAACACACCAATCCTAATATGGAAAAAGGCACTGTCCATGATGTGATAAGGGGTGCAGATCTTTTTGTAGGAGTTTCAAAGCCTGGGGTGATTAATGCTCAAGACATAAAAAAAATGAATCAGGATGCGATTGTTTTTGCGATGGCTAACCCAACCCCTGAAATAATGCCTGAAGAGGCAAAAAAGCATGCTGCGATTGTCGCAACAGGACGTAGTGATTATCCAAATCAAATTAACAATGTACTGTGTTTTCCAGGTATTTTCAGAGGGGCCCTGGATTGTATGGCTACAGAGATTAACGAGGAAATGAAGCTCGCTGCTGCTTATGCCATAGCCAATACCATAGAAGATCAGTATCTAAGTTGCACCTATATAGTTCCCAGCGTATTTGATACGAGCGTGGTCAAAAGAG
- a CDS encoding DNA gyrase inhibitor YacG yields MNYQKKIICPSCGKPNTWRPENRFKPFCSERCKLIDLGEWASENRKIPGKSVDPEFIGSIDKDQDELL; encoded by the coding sequence ATGAATTACCAAAAAAAAATTATCTGCCCCTCATGTGGAAAACCCAATACCTGGCGTCCTGAGAACCGGTTTAAACCCTTTTGTTCAGAGCGGTGCAAACTTATAGATCTTGGTGAATGGGCGAGTGAAAACCGGAAAATCCCTGGAAAATCGGTTGATCCGGAGTTTATTGGTTCGATCGATAAGGATCAGGACGAGCTGCTTTAA